The following are encoded in a window of Naumovozyma castellii chromosome 8, complete genome genomic DNA:
- the CIN8 gene encoding kinesin motor protein CIN8 (ancestral locus Anc_6.16): MPAPPTRDREITNVPLTTTREPPEEDTELNITVAVRCRGRNEREINSKSPVVVTVPDITGAQEISINTTGETGITAQMNSKTYTVDKVFGPAADQDLIFQEVAEPLFRDFVKGYNCTVLVYGMTSTGKTYTMTGDEKLYQNGTMLSDAAGIIPRILFKLFDTLDNHRHSDVTGSTTDFVVKCSFVELYNEDLKDLLNYDSNDEQQQQQQLGSRKLRIFDSTNNNNNNSNSNASSRASSRNNSPRTSSILPNANATNLAMRKKSIRYNYNSNNKAKSSNNTRPNTNDEPSSIAGPDENTNGIYIQNLQEFHITNAKEGLSLLQKGLKHRQVASTKMNDFSSRSHTIFTITLYKEHKDNLFRLSKMNLVDLAGSENINRSGAMNQRAKETGSINQSLLTLGRVINSLADKSPHVPFRESKLTRLLQDSLGGNTKTALIATISPAKVTSEETCSTLEYASKAKNIKNKPQLGSVILKDILLKNITSELAKVKSDLMSTKSKDGIYMSHEHYQELIMELESSKTEVQESKRMIEKLSSQNSMLLKDKRSANEVNELQRIKLNNLKDSMSNLNEKLEIQNGKETKLMEQIGQLEKSREKLNSLVKNYQTKQSQLKTQISNILNENLFELKKILNSHKDAIRQSEGNFDVEMNLKVIKDEITSMLEKTQHKTEMMYKEFIEEFLEQTPINLQKIFEHVTQVEFMVTGYYNEITENLSDISEEYNNLKQYLDNDFFQNNHEDLLNIHINATSDILAQSSAELFNKFKIMMDAHLMENKKLMIDNFRTATNDVITKEMELFKPKRNKWEESIELINRCDSINNGFHHNMTGQVSKIKTNLASSSSSIHNAIASIKSQVLEQLSNDDSDVKTALENDPMFNKHFNEIIEKNMILQKNRKNAINYTDKSLLNIDELSETVKIALNNIVDDVAITDGDDNSPGTKTKSKLRPLRSASQLLINSNQNKENGVRGIDVTESKLGNSNSQILKIRSKRKQLDENDGNLASKKISRLNR; encoded by the coding sequence ATGCCTGCTCCACCGACACGGGACAGAGAAATCACCAATGTCCCACTGACAACGACAAGAGAGCCACCTGAAGAGGATACAGAGTTGAACATAACTGTTGCAGTCCGATGCAGGGGTCGTAATGAAAGAGAGATCAACTCCAAGAGTCCAGTTGTCGTCACTGTCCCGGACATCACTGGCGCCCAAGAGATATCCATCAATACCACTGGCGAAACGGGAATCACGGCCCAAATGAACTCCAAAACGTACACGGTGGACAAAGTGTTTGGTCCTGCTGCAGATCAGGACTTGATTTTCCAAGAAGTCGCGGAACCACTGTTTAGAGACTTTGTCAAGGGCTATAACTGTACAGTTCTCGTTTATGGGATGACTTCCACGGGTAAAACATATACAATGACTGGGGATGAGAAATTGTATCAGAATGGGACCATGTTGAGCGATGCCGCTGGTATTATCCCCAGAATCCTGTTCAAGTTATTCGACACATTGGATAATCACCGTCATTCAGATGTAACTGGCTCAACGACAGATTTTGTAGTGAAATGTTCATTTGTGGAGTTGtataatgaagatttgaaagatttgttGAATTATGATTCGAACGAcgaacaacaacagcagcaacagctAGGATCTAGaaaattaagaatttttgattcgacaaacaataacaataataacagcAATTCCAATGCAAGTAGTAGAGCCAGCTCAAGAAATAACTCACCCAGAACAAGCTCTATACTCCCCAACGCAAATGCAACGAATTTAGCCATGAGGAAAAAATCAATAAGATACAACTACAATAGCAACAATAAAGCTAAATCAAGCAACAATACGCGACCAAATACAAACGATGaaccttcttcaatagcAGGACCCGATGAAAATACCAATGGGATTTACATTCAAAATCTACAAGAATTTCATATTACCAATGCAAAGGAAGGTTTATCACTTTTACAAAAGGGATTAAAGCATAGACAAGTAGCATCTACCAAAATGAACGACTTTTCAAGTAGATCGCATACAATTTTTACAATAACTTTATATAAAGAGCACAAGGATAACTTATTCCGTTTATCCAAGATGAACCTAGTGGACCTGGCTGGTtcagaaaatattaatagaTCAGGTGCTATGAATCAACGAGCTAAAGAAACTGGGTCCATTAATCAAAGTCTCTTGACGTTGGGTAGAGTCATTAATTCACTCGCAGATAAGAGTCCACATGTACCCTTTAGAGAATCCAAATTGACAAGATTATTACAGGATTCATTAGGTGGGAATACTAAGACTGCACTGATCGCTACTATTTCTCCCGCTAAAGTCACTTCGGAAGAAACTTGCAGTACATTAGAATATGCATCCAAGGCTAAgaatattaagaataaaCCACAATTGGGATCAGTCATATTAAAGGACATCCTTTTGAAGAACATTACTAGTGAACTGGCTAAAGTTAAATCTGATCTAATGTCTACCAAATCAAAAGACGGTATTTATATGAGTCATGAACATTATCAAGAACTAATCATGGAATTAGAAAGTTCAAAGACAGAAGTACAAGAATCAAAGAGaatgattgaaaaattatcttCACAAAATTCGATGCTATTGAAAGATAAAAGATCAGCCAATGAAGTAAATGaacttcaaagaattaaacttaataatttaaaggATTCCATGAgtaatttgaatgaaaaattggaaattcaaAACGGTAAAGAGACTAAATTAATGGAACAAATAGGTCAATTGGAGAAGTCTCGTGAAAAGTTGAATTCTCTAGTGAAAAACTATCAAACTAAACAAtctcaattgaaaacaCAGATAAGCAACATCTTAAATGAAAACTTATTcgaattgaaaaaaatattaaatagTCATAAAGATGCCATCAGGCAATCTGAAGGAAATTTTGACGTagaaatgaatttaaaagtcattaaagatgaaattacATCCATGTTAGAAAAGACCCAACACAAGACGGAAATGATGtataaagaatttattgaagaattcttGGAACAAACACCTAtcaatcttcaaaaaatatttgaacaCGTTACCCAAGTAGAATTCATGGTTACTGGTTATTACAATGAAATTACTGAAAATTTATCTGATATTAGTGAGGAATATAATAATCTGAAACAATACTTAgataatgatttctttcaaaataatcatGAAGATCTATTGAATATTCACATCAACGCTACGTCAGACATTTTGGCTCAATCGTCTGCGGAGTTATTTAATAAGtttaaaataatgatggatGCTCATttaatggaaaataaaaaattaatgatCGACAATTTTAGAACAGCCACCAACGATGTCATTACTAAGGAGatggaattatttaaaccaaaaagaaataaatggGAAGAATCGATTGAATTGATAAATAGATGTGATTCTATCAATAATGGGTTCCACCACAATATGACTGGACAAGTTTCAAAGATTAAAACCAACCTCGcctcctcttcatcttctatCCACAATGCCATCGCATCAATAAAGTCACAAGTCCTTGAACAGTTAAGTAATGATGACTCTGATGTGAAAACTGCTTTAGAGAATGATCCAATGTTTAATAAAcattttaatgaaatcattgaaaaaaacaTGATTTTGCAAAAGAACAGAAAGAATGCAATAAATTACACAGATAAATCTCTACTTAATATTGATGAGTTAAGCGAGACGGTTAAGATCGCACTAAATAATATTGTGGACGATGTCGCTATTACCGATGGTGACGATAACTCACCTGGAACCAAgacaaaatcaaaattacGACCCTTAAGATCAGCAAGccaattattaataaattcgaatcaaaataaggaaaatggAGTTAGAGGGATAGATGTCACTGAGAGTAAACTTGGTAATAGTAATTCGCAAATACTTAAGATTCGTTCCAAGAGGAAGCAACTCGATGAGAATGATGGAAATTTAGCTTCTAAAAAGATATCGCGATTGAATCGTTAA
- the HSP60 gene encoding chaperone ATPase HSP60 (ancestral locus Anc_6.47), which produces MLRTTATKLSVRNIARQRLAYSTFKELKFGVEGRAALLKGVETLANAVSTTLGPKGRNVLIEQPFGPPKITKDGVTVAKAIVLEDKFENMGAKLLMEVASKTNEAAGDGTTSATVLGRSIFAESVKNVAAGCNPMDLRRGSQVAVEKVIEFLKEHKKEITTSEEIAQVATISANGDVHVGKLLASAMEKVGKEGVITIREGRTMEDELEVTEGMRFDRGFISPYFITDAKSGKVEFEKPLLLLSEKKISSIQDVLPALELSNQTRRPLLIIAEDIDGEALAACILNKLRGQVKVCAVKAPGFGDNRKNIIGDVAILTGSTVFTEELDLKPDQCTIEHLGSCDSITITKEDTVILNGQGSKENIQERIEQIKNSIDMTTTNSYEKEKLQERLAKLSGGVAVIRVGGASEVEVGEKKDRYDDALNATRAAVEEGILPGGGTALVKASRILDDIQVENFDQKLGVDIIKKAITRPAKQIIENAGEEGSVIVGKLVDEFGEDFAKGYDAAKGEYTDMLASGIIDPFKVVRSGLVDASGVASLLATTEVAIVDAPEPPSAAGAAGGMPGGMGGMPGMM; this is translated from the coding sequence ATGCTAAGAACCACAGCCACAAAGCTATCTGTCAGGAACATTGCCAGACAACGTCTCGCCTACTCCACTTTCAAAGAACTAAAATTCGGAGTCGAGGGAAGAGCTGCCCTTCTCAAGGGTGTCGAGACCCTCGCTAACGCCGTCTCTACCACTTTAGGACCAAAGGGCCGTAACGTTCTTATCGAACAACCATTCGGTCCTCCAAAGATTACCAAGGATGGTGTCACTGTCGCTAAGGCCATCGTCTTGGAAGATAAGTTCGAGAATATGGGTGCTAAATTATTGATGGAAGTGGCTTCCAAGACAAATGAAGCCGCAGGTGATGGGACCACCTCAGCTACCGTGTTGGGGAGATCCATTTTTGCTGAGAGTGTCAAGAACGTCGCTGCTGGGTGTAATCCAATGGATTTGAGACGTGGGTCTCAAGTCGCTGTGGAGAAGGTCATCGAGTTTTTGAAGGAACataagaaggaaattacCACTTCAGAGGAAATCGCTCAAGTGGCTACCATTTCCGCTAATGGGGACGTCCATGTCGGGAAGCTTTTGGCCTCTGCCATGGAAAAGGTTGGTAAAGAAGGTGTCATTACCATTAGAGAGGGTAGAACTatggaagatgaattggaagTCACTGAAGGTATGAGATTCGATCGTGGGTTCATCTCTCCATATTTCATTACAGATGCCAAGTCAGGTAAGgtggaatttgaaaaaccattgttgttgttaagtgaaaagaaaatttcatccatTCAAGATGTGTTACCTGCCTTGGAATTATCCAACCAAACAAGAAGACCATTATTGATCATTGCCGAGGATATCGATGGTGAAGCTCTTGCCGCATGTAtcttaaataaattaagaGGTCAAGTTAAAGTCTGTGCCGTCAAGGCCCCAGGGTTTGGTGATAATAGAAAGAATATCATTGGTGATGTCGCCATCCTTACCGGATCAACTGTCTTCACCGAAGAATTAGACTTGAAACCAGACCAATGTACCATTGAACATCTAGGTTCTTGTGATTCCATCACCATTACCAAGGAAGATACCGTCATCTTAAATGGTCAAGGTTCTAAAGAGAATAtccaagaaagaattgaacaaattaaGAACTCCATCGATATGACCACAACAAACTCTTACGAAAAGGAGAAATTACAAGAACGTCTAGCTAAATTGTCCGGTGGTGTTGCCGTCATTAGAGTCGGTGGTGCCTCAGAAGTGGAAGTGGGTGAAAAGAAGGACCGTTACGATGATGCCCTAAACGCTACAAGAGCTGCCGTGGAAGAAGGTATCTTGCCCGGTGGTGGTACCGCTTTGGTTAAGGCCTCTAGAATCCTAGATGACATCCAAGTGGAAAACTTTGACCAAAAATTAGGTGTCGATATTATCAAGAAGGCCATCACCAGACCAGCAAAgcaaatcattgaaaatgcAGGTGAAGAAGGTTCCGTAATTGTCGGCAAATTGGTAGATGAATTTGGTGAAGATTTCGCCAAGGGGTACGATGCCGCTAAGGGTGAATACACAGACATGTTGGCATCCGGTATCATTGATCCATTCAAAGTGGTCAGATCAGGGTTGGTCGATGCTTCCGGTGTCGCATCCTTGTTGGCTACCACTGAAGTTGCCATTGTGGATGCTCCAGAACCACCATCTGCTGCCGGTGCTGCCGGTGGTATGCCAGGTGGAATGGGTGGTATGCCAGGTATGATGTGA
- the RRN11 gene encoding Rrn11p (ancestral locus Anc_6.46) gives MFDLPTQISNKRIANERKIRYTYINQLSRKYNRQDAESSSLPTPENSASESHESTGEDEEVRRRRLKRRWKNVIGEAVSDTDEDEDGEEEREDEGPENQERRFFKTHEKPQESYEIWSTDNNKRMPLQKKFISFSKLNKIEKSTKRRMQGSLLHSSKFNNICFESISQGQELVTPLHTPESFTLKHIENLTNLLHINVMKGKWEVAYKIFALMVRIPKVDIRSIWGIGVKILSQRAATTTLDFLVWMNSVYSSRINYIQGMTHRVDPVFRSGSKTHSSKFTITWLWKSLIYCTDTDNDEDIDSDYGGFGRDKLQILIEKVSELVLIPPFMEDAEVWFIYALCHMVKADQLSLNFNLNQSNGSARDIARNEVIQNIQLVKTFLQTAMSKGHFEYPERFITRQLNTFEERLYSKDETNSKDKDNNESDNGSSMDNGNIQLVPETNPIPPAEDEYVFSDFSFTNAAHDLDTQALEPMIHEEDLMEEDPFSQIQSDSSE, from the coding sequence ATGTTCGATCTACCCACACAAATATCGAACAAACGAATTGCTAATGAGAGGAAAATTCGATATACTTATATCAATCAACTGTCGAGAAAGTACAACCGCCAAGATGCTGAATCATCTTCACTACCGACACCTGAGAATTCAGCCAGTGAAAGCCACGAGTCTACTGGGgaggatgaagaagttagaagaagaagattgaaaagGAGGTGGAAGAATGTCATTGGTGAAGCTGTTTCAGATacagatgaagatgaagatggagAGGAGGAGAGGGAGGATGAGGGGCCAGAGAATCAGGAACGAAGGTTTTTCAAGACACATGAAAAGCCACAAGAGTCCTATGAAATTTGGTCTACTGATAACAATAAAAGAATGCCATTACagaaaaaatttatatctttttccaaattgaataaaattgaaaaatccaCCAAGAGAAGGATGCAAGGATCATTATTACACTCTTCCaagtttaataatatatgtTTTGAAAGCATATCACAAGGCCAAGAGTTAGTTACACCATTGCATACACCAGAAAGTTTTACTTTGAAACATATAGAAAATCTAACGAACCTATTACATATAAACGTCATGAAGGGTAAATGGGAAGTAGCGTACAAGATATTTGCATTGATGGTTAGAATACCTAAAGTGGACATCAGATCAATATGGGGTATCGGTGTCAAGATTTTATCCCAGCGAGCCGCAACCACAACTCTTGATTTCCTTGTTTGGATGAATAGCGTTTATTCATCAAGGATCAATTATATTCAAGGTATGACCCACAGAGTCGACCCTGTGTTTAGAAGCGGGTCCAAGACACACTCATCCAAATTTACGATAACGTGGTTGTGGAAAAGTTTAATCTATTGTACAGATACCGATAATGACGAAGATATAGACAGCGATTATGGTGGATTTGGAAGGGATAAATTGCAAATATTGATAGAAAAGGTATCAGAATTGGTATTGATACCCCCATTCATGGAGGACGCAGAAGTTTGGTTTATATATGCACTTTGCCACATGGTAAAGGCGGATCAATTGTCtcttaattttaatttaaatCAGAGTAATGGATCTGCCCGTGACATTGCCAGAAACGAAGtgattcaaaatattcagtTGGTTAAAACGTTTCTCCAGACGGCGATGTCCAAGGGTCACTTTGAATATCCAGAGAGATTTATTACACGACAGTTAAAcacttttgaagaaagattaTACTCCAAAGATGAAACCAACTCCAAGGACAAGGACAACAATGAATCAGACAACGGATCCAGTATGGACAATGGAAACATACAATTGGTCCCTGAGACAAATCCAATTCCCCCGGCAGAAGATGAATATGTTTTCTCTGATTTCAGTTTTACCAATGCTGCACATGATCTAGATACACAAGCTCTGGAACCCATGATTCATGAAGAGGACCTCATGGAGGAGGATCCATTCAGCCAAATACAATCCGATTCCAGTGAATAG
- the NCAS0H00910 gene encoding lysophospholipase family protein (ancestral locus Anc_6.42) gives MQLQLQDLILLATLSLQVGAWSPSNSYVPANVTCDDNINLIREANSLSDDEKSWLTKRDAITSEALESFLKRSTSNFSDTSLISQLFSGNSSSAPRIGVACSGGGYRAMLSGAGMVAAMDNRTDGANEHGLGGLLQGATYLAGLSGGNWLTSTLGWNNWTSVQAILNNMTNDDSIWDISHSIINPGGWNILETGERWDHISDAVQAKQDAGFNISLADVWGRALSYNFFPSLYRGGQGYTWSTLRDADVFKNAEMPFPISVADGRYPGTTVINLNATVFEFNPFEMGSWDPTLNTFTDVKYLGTNVSNGKPITEGKCIAGFDNTGFITGTSSTLFNQFLLHINSTSLPSFITKLASHFLNDLSADYNDIAIYSPNPFRDADFIASNYSKSIVQSKDLFLVDGGEDNQNIPLVPLLQKERELDVIFALDNSADTNQSWPDGASLVNTYERQFGMQGNGMAFPYVPDKNTFVNLGLNKRPTFFGCDARNLTDLEYIPPLVVYIPNARHSFNGNQSTFKMSYSTSERFSMIQNGFESATRGNFTDDSDFLGCIGCAIMRRKQQSMNATLPTECNQCFTNYCWNGTIDNTPAKDSTNATTSATGSASIASASSTSSSSTNKKNAGVALNVNDSNIFMFMFSIISVVFSLI, from the coding sequence ATGCAATTACAACTTCAAGACCTGATATTGTTGGCAACGCTTTCTCTACAAGTCGGAGCTTGGTCTCCTTCCAACAGCTACGTTCCAGCAAATGTTACATGTGACGACAACATAAATTTAATTAGAGAGGCCAATTCTCTATCCGATGACGAGAAATCATGGCTTACCAAGAGAGATGCTATTACCAGTGAGGCTCTCGAATCTTTTTTGAAACGTTCTACTAGTAATTTCTCAGATACATCACTGATTTCTCAATTATTCAGTGGGAACAGTTCATCAGCTCCAAGAATTGGTGTCGCATGTTCTGGTGGTGGGTACCGTGCGATGTTAAGTGGTGCTGGTATGGTTGCTGCCATGGATAACAGAACCGATGGTGCCAATGAACATGGGTTAGGTGGTCTATTACAGGGTGCAACCTACTTAGCTGGGCTTTCTGGGGGGAATTGGTTGACAAGTACTTTAGGTTGGAATAATTGGACATCCGTGCAAGccattttaaataatatgaCCAATGATGATTCCATATGGGATATTTCACATTCAATTATCAACCCAGGTGGTTGGAATATCCTTGAGACTGGGGAAAGATGGGATCACATCTCAGATGCTGTTCAAGCCAAGCAGGATGCAGGATTCAACATCTCTTTGGCTGATGTTTGGGGACGTGCATTAtcttataattttttcccAAGTCTTTATCGTGGTGGTCAAGGTTACACTTGGTCTACTTTGAGAGATGCTGACGTATTTAAGAACGCTGAAATGCCATTCCCAATCTCCGTTGCTGATGGTAGATATCCTGGTACTACTGTGATTAATTTAAATGCTACcgtttttgaatttaatcCGTTTGAAATGGGTTCATGGGATCCAACTCTAAATACTTTCACTGACGTAAAATATTTAGGTACTAACGTGTCTAATGGGAAACCAATTACTGAAGGTAAATGTATTGCCGGGTTTGATAACACTGGGTTTATTACTGGTACCTCATCCACTTTATTTAACCAATTTTTATTACACATTAACTCCACAAGTTTACCAAGCTTTATTACTAAATTAGCATCTCACTTCCTAAATGATTTATCAGCAGATTATAATGATATTGCCATCTACTCTCCAAATCCATTTAGAGATGCTGATTTTATCGCTAGTAATTATTCTAAGAGTATTGTTCAATCCAAGGATTTGTTCTTAGTTGATGGTGGTGAAGATAaccaaaatattccattgGTGCCATTATTACAAAAGGAACGTGAATTGGATGTCATCTTTGCTCTAGATAATTCCGCTGATACAAACCAATCATGGCCAGATGGTGCATCCTTGGTTAACACATACGAACGTCAATTCGGTATGCAAGGTAACGGTATGGCATTCCCATATGTCCCAGACAAGAATACGTTCGTTAACTTAGGATTAAACAAAAGACCAACTTTCTTTGGTTGTGATGCTCGTAACTTAACTGATTTGGAATATATTCCACCTTTAGTTGTCTATATTCCAAATGCTAGACATTCGTTCAATGGTAATCAAAGTACCTTTAAGATGTCATACTCAACTTCTGAACGTTTCAGTATGATCCAAAATGGGTTTGAATCTGCAACAAGAGGTAATTTTACTGATGACTCTGATTTCTTAGGTTGTATTGGTTGTGCCATCATGAGACGTAAGCAACAAAGTATGAATGCTACTTTACCAACTGAATGTAATCAATGTTTCACGAATTACTGTTGGAATGGTACGATTGATAACACTCCAGCAAAAGACAGTACAAATGCTACCACATCTGCCACCGGTTCTGCTAGTATCGCATCTGCAAGTTCAAcgtcttcatcttctacTAACAAGAAGAATGCCGGTGTCGCATTGAACGTTAATGATTCAAACATTTTTATGTTTATGTTTTCTATTATTAGCGTTGTCTTCTCTTTGATTTGA
- the TAF4 gene encoding Taf4p (ancestral locus Anc_6.40): MASSPKRKQENDQSETNSKKVKTSNEGTNSNVPGGFSDLALPRSSTDLSSKSTVPLALPISKMSKQSKTAGNASTTNVSQQQKQSDPNKMQDVLFSAGVDIREEEALLNSSIIASKNKINTMDVRIPSHPPFLHPDQVARFMQRVAKEQQRRTRQDFSKYPELLSMMSTACETYMRDILTNALVISRHRRRAIKLNAGRRSEISMILRNIALKEKKDEEKRVKKRIALGLEKEDLENKIDSEETLHRASNVTAGLRAGSKKQYGWLTSSVSKPTNTSVKSAGKVASDIAARGETGLKFREAREEPGIVMRDLLYALENRRNGVHNVISKGYARIRD; encoded by the coding sequence ATGGCCAGTTCaccaaagaggaaacagGAGAATGACCAATCAGAAACTAATTCCAAGAAGGTAAAAACTTCGAACGAAGGAACAAACAGCAATGTACCAGGTGGATTCTCTGATTTAGCTCTTCCTCGTTCATCCACAGATCTATCATCCAAATCCACTGTACCCTTGGCACTTCCCATTAGCAAGATGTCTAAACAATCCAAAACAGCAGGTAATGCGTCAACGACCAACGTATCGCAGCAACAGAAACAATCTGACCCAAACAAGATGCAAGACGTTTTATTCTCAGCGGGTGTAGATATCAGAGAGGAGGAAGCTCTGCTCAATTCATCTATTATTGCATCCAAGAACAAAATTAACACCATGGATGTGAGAATTCCATCACATCCTCCCTTCTTACATCCCGATCAAGTTGCACGATTTATGCAACGTGTAGCCAAGGAGCAGCAAAGGAGAACCAGACAGGATTTTAGCAAGTATCCGGAATTGCTAAGTATGATGTCAACAGCGTGTGAGACTTATATGAGGGACATTCTTACTAATGCTCTTGTCATATCGAGACATAGGAGGCGTGCCATAAAACTGAATGCAGGGAGAAGAAGTGAAATATCAATGATACTGAGAAATATTGCCctaaaggaaaagaaggatgAGGAAAAGCGTGTTAAGAAGAGGATTGCATTAGGGTTAGAGAAggaagatttggaaaataaaatcgATTCTGAAGAGACTTTACATAGAGCATCAAATGTTACTGCTGGGCTTAGAGCTGGTAGTAAGAAGCAATACGGTTGGTTAACGTCTTCCGTAAGCAAACCCACAAATACTAGTGTGAAATCTGCAGGGAAAGTAGCATCTGATATTGCAGCTAGAGGAGAAACAGGGTTGAAATTTAGGGAAGCAAGAGAAGAACCAGGAATTGTCATGAGAGATTTATTATATGCTCTAGAAAATAGAAGAAATGGTGTCCACAATGTTATATCAAAGGGCTATGCAAGAATTAGAGATTAA
- the RSA1 gene encoding Rsa1p (ancestral locus Anc_6.198) encodes MNYNGQQDQPHYAPNGPPQAHLPKPTFSGTLGQDSSENGQTMSNHNDNLRASQSYPQYPPQQGYPYYPVPKYQAPYQQPGYHQQQRQYQPYMNSNQWAQPQQSPSNDWNNRGTTPMRTYTPISYEDISTGPSTSARNVSSKRKKQTIVTKDDTTPVSQPDKLMVEQTNDSEGNSADETPEMHTTKRRKVNNDISLPVLDSDSDEETNIEDDKKPIVVPGTSISLVTDEDIIKWREERRKMWLLKISNNKQKHMEEMGLKEEDVKKQKSVLVESRKQNQFIQSIQNQVNRFNPKANLNLKLIQRGMVSDNSKLLDFITNLGDAGLLEYELTQDEKDKLFGGFDNHDNKNRNNRNFNNRSPQSSSSYRGRNPRFGNTNKRPSSVYNNRPKQ; translated from the coding sequence atgaattataATGGGCAGCAAGATCAACCACATTACGCCCCTAATGGGCCCCCTCAAGCACATCTTCCGAAACCTACCTTTTCAGGAACTTTAGGACAAGATTCATCAGAAAATGGTCAGACGATGAGTAATCATAATGATAATCTCAGGGCCTCTCAATCCTATCCGCAATATCCACCACAACAGGGGTATCCTTACTATCCAGTACCCAAGTACCAAGCTCCCTACCAACAACCAGGGTACCATCAGCAGCAAAGACAATATCAGCCATATATGAACAGCAACCAGTGGGcacaaccacaacaatCGCCATCTAACGACTGGAATAATAGAGGAACTACACCTATGCGCACATATACCCCCATCAGTTACGAAGATATTTCAACAGGTCCTTCTACTTCAGCAAGGAACGTGTCAAGTAAAAGAAAGAAGCAAACTATCGTTACGAAGGATGACACAACTCCTGTGAGCCAACCAGATAAACTTATGGTAGAGCAGACAAACGACAGTGAAGGAAATTCTGCTGATGAAACGCCTGAAATGCATACAACTAAGAGGCGTAAGGTAAACAATGATATTTCTCTGCCAGTTTTGGACAGTGACAGTGACGAAGAgacaaatattgaagatgataagaaGCCTATTGTTGTCCCAGGAACATCCATTTCCCTGGTGACAGATGAGGATATCATTAAATGGAGAGAAGAAAGACGTAAAATGTGGTTGttgaagatttcaaataataaacagAAACATATGGAAGAAATGGGGTTAAAGGAGGAAGACGTAAAAAAACAGAAAAGTGTCCTAGTGGAATCTagaaaacaaaatcaaTTTATTCAGAGTATTCAAAACCAAGTTAATAGGTTCAACCCGAAAGctaatttaaatttgaaattaatcCAAAGGGGGATGGTTAGCgataattcaaaattacTAGATTTCATTACAAACTTGGGGGATGCTGGTTTACTAGAATACGAATTAACTCAAGATGAAAAGGACAAATTATTTGGTGGTTTTGACAATCATGATAATAAGAACAGGAATAATCGAAACTTCAATAATAGATCGCCACAATCTTCTTCGTCTTATAGGGGAAGAAATCCAAGGTTTGGTAATACAAATAAGAGACCATCATCAGTATACAATAACAGACCGAAACAATGA